A window from Drosophila nasuta strain 15112-1781.00 chromosome 3, ASM2355853v1, whole genome shotgun sequence encodes these proteins:
- the LOC132793694 gene encoding NADP-dependent malic enzyme-like encodes MQNKQKPVTQCVSEKDNLIKIEGLPRDTDNFWRTDLTLSPSLMSGKKCLRYRRYSKGLSFSHRERQLLNIHGLLPYAVLTMEQQVMAHQKYFATLTSQMAKYIFLTDLEARNRTLFYSFLMSNPDEYMKVFVSATTGYLVKQFGIFYTVFRGMFITIKDRGHIYDVLSNWPYAEYVRCLIVSNGKSVLSWGDQGVNGTPVIVYKKYSNVVHGGIEPDCCLPVTLDVGTDNEQLLQNPQYCGIRQKRISTAEFDEFFEEFTHAVIRLFGSRAIIQTKDFGSSEAIKQLSLYRKQQCIVDIDLQYMGACGLAGILGALQITKLQFKDNVLLFHGDSSFCIGMARMCVAYLKKNGTE; translated from the coding sequence AtgcaaaataagcaaaaaccCGTGACTCAGTGCGTTAGCGAGAAGGACAATCTTATCAAGATTGAAGGTTTACCACGGGATACGGATAACTTTTGGCGCACAGATCTAACGCTGTCTCCCTCGCTAATGAGCGGGAAGAAATGTCTGCGTTATCGAAGGTACAGCAAGGGTTTGTCTTTTAGTCATCGAGAGCGTCAATTGCTCAACATTCATGGCCTGTTGCCGTATGCTGTGCTGACCATGGAACAGCAGGTGATGGCACATCAAAAATACTTTGCCACGCTAACTTCCCAAATGGCTAAATACATATTCCTCACGGATCTTGAGGCACGCAATCGAACGTTGTTCTACAGCTTTTTGATGAGTAATCCCGATGAGTATATGAAGGTCTTTGTAAGCGCTACCACTGGATATTTGGTGAAacagtttggtatattctacACTGTGTTTCGCGGCATGTTTATCACTATCAAGGATCGTGGACACATCTACGATGTGCTCAGCAATTGGCCATATGCCGAATACGTTCGTTGTCTTATTGTGAGCAATGGCAAGTCGGTGCTCAGTTGGGGCGATCAAGGTGTCAATGGTACTCCAGTGATTGTCTACAAAAAGTACTCGAATGTCGTGCACGGCGGCATTGAACCCGATTGCTGTTTGCCCGTCACACTGGATGTGGGCACGGACAATGAGCAGCTCTTGCAGAATCCTCAATATTGTGGCATTCGACAGAAACGCATCTCGACAGCGGAGTTCGATGAGTTCTTCGAGGAGTTCACACATGCTGTGATACGTCTCTTTGGCTCGCGTGCCATCATACAGACCAAGGACTTTGGCTCCTCGGAGGCCATCAAGCAGCTGTCGTTGTATCGTAAGCAGCAGTGCATAGTGGACATCGATCTGCAGTATATGGGAGCTTGTGGATTAGCGGGCATCTTGGGAGCACTACAGATCACTAAGCTGCAGTTCAAGGACAACGTGCTGCTCTTCCATGGCGACTCAAGCTTCTGCATTGGCATGGCTCGGATGTGTGTGGCTTACTTAAAAAAGAACGGGACTGAATGA
- the LOC132792687 gene encoding uncharacterized protein LOC132792687, with the protein MFATAAAAADATVAVDRQSSCKMKRERVASLCLLGSLLISICSVACAAPHSKSDDIIMVEDIVSLSPGDKEDTNVALITMSESNSSEEDSSSASKEDNASDDLIFLTRKSQTSNATQTQTKAHVDSSASEEELEEEETTTATSTVSPIDMSAFVALIPTQQVHAIVSDYHRNDAEVQRAYRILSSRYFAEKKQLLIQLPEVQAFTRYLNASGLDVLKLVKDVLRAIGPSSTEVPTPQPESATESASAPAEDISSSACNDVALPPDNLEPQTNSTREQVKGLQGLVDSVLEALPQDQILATFFDKIEADQQFSKLIDSIGTPKFSKILSNLQNSVPLRYQLGELQKCRINIGQIVESLKSYFFLSSF; encoded by the exons ATGTTtgccaccgctgctgctgctgctgatgctacTGTTGCAGTGGATCGTCAATCTAGTTGCAAAATGAAACGGGAACGCGTCGCATCTCTGTGTCTCCTCGGGAGCCTGTTAATCTCGATCTGTTCGGTTGCCTGCGCTGCACCGCATAGTAAAAGCGATGACATTATCATGGTCGAGGACATTGTGAGTCTGAGTCCAGGTGACAAGGAGGACACCAACGTGGCGCTAATCACAATGAGCGAGTCCAACTCCAGCGAGGAGGACAGCTCATCGGCCAGCAAAGAGGACAATGCGTCCGACGATTTGATTTTTCTGACACGCAAAAGTCAGACATCAAATgcaactcaaactcaaaccaAAGCCCATGTGGATAGCTCGGCATCTGAGGAAGAactggaggaggaggagacaacaacagcaacttcgACTGTGTCCCCCATAGACATGTCTGCGTTTGTGGCACTAATTCCTACACAACAAGTGCATGCAATTGTCAGCGATTACCATCGCAATGACGCGGAGGTGCAACGGGCCTACAGAATCCTCAGCAGTCGCTACTTCGCCGAAAAGAAGCAGTTGCTCATCCAGTTGCCGGAAGTGCAGGCCTTCACTCGTTATTTGAATGCCAGTGGCCTGGATGTGCTCAAGCTGGTAAAGGACGTGTTGCGGGCCATTGGGCCGAGCAGCACGGAAGTGCCTACGCCTCAGCCAGAGTCTGCGACTGAGTCTGCATCTGCGCCTGCAGAGGACATCAGCAGCTCAGCGTGCAACG ACGTGGCATTGCCCCCAGATAACCTCGAACCCCAAACGAACAGCACAAGGGAACAGGTGAAGGGACTACAGGGATTGGTCGATAGTGTGCTGGAAGCGCTGCCACAGGATCAAATATTGGCCACATTTTTCGATAAAATCGAAGCGGATCAACAGTTCTCGAAACTCATCGACAGCATTGGCACGCCCAAGTTCTCCAAAATTCTAAGCAATCTGCAG AACTCTGTGCCGCTGCGTTATCAGCTTGGCGAGCTGCAAAAATGCCGTATCAACATTGGCCAAATAGTTGAATCTCTCAAGTCGTATTTCTTCCTCTCGAGTTTCTAA
- the LOC132792861 gene encoding protein mono-ADP-ribosyltransferase Parp16, whose amino-acid sequence MKLLSFLDNSHAVEVSICQTLSNAANSCALLPFARTKNTPTVKQLYKLQKHLESDLLACDARLSLFVAAANSYRCESLLCPFPEDFLDSKQRPNMNAIFDVIADFDRLEFILQQILTGNYSSGHKNVFKLLYAVLVKHGERVALSTLQPCEFEELYTHLKISAPSTPPTQIFEVTPSLKCAHTKAYSSLRDQYPVKIGFYGGKLEELYSMMTVGCLPLDEPIRLFCNVDDALSQSQYGSSWGASRCGALLSCVAVVEFAVMPTLVIKDEEQRHVIVHDADCIQISYLLFFGKSFTQYETALMLQPRVYVDWDATFRWLASKKYAISLGVYLMMLSMSMSSGRGVLYRLATSGIYAIRKGFLPI is encoded by the coding sequence ATGAAGTTGTTATCCTTTCTGGACAATTCACATGCCGTCGAAGTATCGATTTGTCAAACCCTCTCGAATGCAGCGAACAGTTGCGCCCTGCTGCCCTTCGCCAGGACCAAGAACACGCCCACTGTGAAGCAACTGTACAAGCTGCAGAAGCATCTGGAGTCCGATCTCCTGGCATGCGATGCTCGCCTCTCGCTCTTTGTGGCAGCTGCCAACAGCTATCGCTGCGAGTCGTTACTCTGTCCCTTTCCGGAGGACTTTCTTGACAGCAAACAGCGTCCCAATATGAATGCCATCTTCGATGTGATTGCCGACTTCGATCGCCTCGAGTTCATTCTGCAGCAGATACTCACCGGCAATTACAGCAGCGGTCACAAGAATGTCTTCAAGTTGCTTTATGCTGTGCTGGTGAAGCACGGCGAACGTGTGGCACTTAGCACCTTGCAACCATGTGAGTTCGAAGAACTCTATACGCATCTCAAGATATCTGCTCCCTCGACGCCGCCCACACAGATCTTTGAGGTAACACCGAGTCTGAAATGTGCCCACACCAAGGCTTACTCTTCACTCCGGGATCAGTATCCGGTGAAAATCGGTTTCTATGGCGGCAAGCTGGAGGAATTGTATTCTATGATGACCGTCGGTTGTTTGCCTCTGGACGAACCCATTCGACTCTTTTGCAATGTGGACGATGCCCTCAGCCAGAGTCAGTATGGCAGCAGCTGGGGCGCCTCACGCTGTGGCGCCTTGCTTAGCTGTGTTGCGGTTGTGGAGTTTGCTGTGATGCCAACGCTTGTGATCAAGGACGAGGAACAGCGGCATGTGATTGTTCACGATGCCGATTGCATTCAGATATCGTATTTGCTGTTCTTCGGCAAGAGCTTCACACAGTACGAAACGGCGTTGATGTTGCAGCCGAGAGTTTATGTCGATTGGGATGCCACCTTTAGGTGGCTGGCGTCGAAGAAATACGCCATCTCATTAGGCGTATACTTGATGATGCTATCGATGTCAATGTCCAGTGGCCGGGGCGTGCTCTACAGACTGGCTACAAGTGGAATCTACGCTATAAGAAAAGGCTTTCtaccaatttaa